One part of the Ochrobactrum quorumnocens genome encodes these proteins:
- a CDS encoding flagellar motor switch protein FliG: MADNETQKPSDDSVSGLIDTLSGPQKAAAILVAIGRPSASRLLKHFNADDLRKLAGHARTLEPISPLDFEHLVKQFEDSFAEGAPVSEAAQRFEGLLREALPQDEADAVFEERVQPQLVQESVWAGLARLPIEGLQAYLTDQHPQIIAYIVSKLPSDLAARIFVGLPPQLRSAVVQRSLHIGNVAPAAADLLEDVLRRDLLGRNDAGPVKAHHGQIANIFNQLDRQEMEELMASLKDLSQDDISRIKAKLFNFEDIERLSQRARLLLFDEVQTEQIATALRGADAALQETVLSSLSTRGRRMVESELAAEQGNITSQNIADARRAVARIAIDLSERGIITLEPGEDTD; the protein is encoded by the coding sequence ATGGCCGACAATGAAACGCAAAAGCCTTCCGACGACAGCGTAAGCGGATTGATCGATACACTCTCCGGTCCGCAAAAAGCGGCTGCTATCCTTGTCGCCATTGGCCGTCCATCCGCATCACGTCTCCTCAAGCATTTCAATGCGGACGATTTGCGCAAGCTCGCCGGTCATGCCCGAACGCTTGAACCCATTTCGCCGCTTGATTTCGAACATCTTGTAAAGCAGTTCGAAGACTCCTTTGCCGAAGGTGCGCCTGTCTCTGAAGCAGCCCAGCGTTTTGAAGGTCTGTTGCGCGAAGCACTGCCACAGGACGAAGCAGACGCGGTGTTTGAAGAGCGCGTTCAACCGCAGCTTGTTCAGGAATCCGTCTGGGCAGGACTTGCAAGATTGCCGATAGAGGGGCTGCAAGCCTATCTCACTGATCAGCACCCGCAGATCATCGCCTATATCGTTTCCAAGCTTCCGTCGGATCTCGCAGCACGTATTTTTGTAGGCCTGCCTCCACAGTTGCGCAGCGCTGTGGTGCAGCGTTCCTTGCACATCGGCAATGTCGCCCCTGCTGCAGCTGATCTTTTGGAAGATGTGCTTCGTCGTGATCTTCTCGGACGCAATGACGCTGGTCCGGTTAAGGCCCATCACGGCCAGATCGCCAACATCTTCAACCAGCTCGACCGGCAGGAAATGGAAGAGCTTATGGCGAGCCTCAAAGATCTCAGCCAGGACGACATTTCCCGCATCAAGGCCAAGCTCTTCAACTTTGAGGATATCGAACGCCTGTCGCAGCGTGCCCGTCTTCTGCTTTTCGATGAAGTACAGACCGAGCAGATCGCAACGGCTTTGCGTGGCGCCGACGCAGCCCTCCAGGAAACAGTGCTTTCGTCGCTTTCCACGCGCGGACGTCGCATGGTCGAGAGCGAGCTGGCCGCCGAACAGGGCAACATCACCAGCCAGAACATCGCAGACGCACGGCGAGCTGTCGCTCGTATTGCGATTGATCTGTCGGAGCGCGGCATCATCACGCTCGAGCCAGGCGAAGACACGGATTAA
- the fliN gene encoding flagellar motor switch protein FliN: MSTENRDENMQHELEEAIEELREEKPRSAKAGASKPNLELIMGIPVDVQVVLGGTTMPVANLMKLGRGAVITLDKQIGDPVDIVVNGRVIARGEVIVLEDDSSRFGVSLTEIIGK, translated from the coding sequence ATGAGCACCGAGAACAGGGACGAAAACATGCAGCATGAGCTGGAAGAGGCGATTGAAGAATTGCGCGAAGAAAAGCCGCGCAGCGCCAAAGCTGGTGCCTCAAAGCCCAATCTCGAGCTTATCATGGGTATCCCGGTCGATGTTCAGGTGGTACTCGGCGGCACGACCATGCCAGTCGCAAACCTCATGAAGCTCGGTCGTGGTGCTGTCATCACGCTCGACAAGCAAATCGGTGATCCAGTCGATATCGTCGTCAATGGACGTGTGATTGCGCGCGGTGAAGTCATCGTGCTCGAAGACGATTCCTCGCGGTTCGGCGTCAGCCTGACCGAAATCATCGGTAAGTAA
- a CDS encoding BAB2_0123 family type IV secretion system effector: MSLLLANLLSTLLALGSLGALIIVGRKANETIKLGKLLTLRVAAASNGLERVAKSLQNQRTDLSDETLKLEARLTETSRARREMDEAIEELNRLRKALTRDMRQARTVTETAARIDEKVFSPASEPAPKEKSALPVFVRRAVKKATVEIAGQA; this comes from the coding sequence ATGAGCTTGTTGCTGGCTAATCTTCTATCGACGCTTCTGGCGCTCGGCTCACTTGGTGCACTCATCATCGTGGGTCGCAAGGCCAACGAAACCATCAAGCTTGGTAAACTGCTGACGCTGCGCGTGGCTGCTGCCTCCAATGGTTTGGAGCGCGTGGCCAAGTCGTTGCAGAACCAGCGCACCGACTTGTCAGACGAGACACTAAAGCTCGAAGCCCGTCTAACAGAGACAAGCCGTGCGCGCCGCGAGATGGACGAAGCAATCGAAGAGCTGAACCGGCTGCGTAAAGCACTCACGCGCGATATGCGTCAGGCACGCACCGTCACGGAAACTGCAGCACGTATCGATGAGAAGGTGTTTTCGCCCGCAAGCGAACCTGCACCAAAAGAAAAAAGCGCCTTGCCGGTCTTCGTGCGCCGTGCGGTCAAGAAGGCAACCGTTGAAATTGCGGGGCAGGCATGA
- a CDS encoding FliM/FliN family flagellar motor switch protein translates to MTSPDQNRKNDVLAENLLRAAGLSGDDLKSLAHVFKDASSHFCGRLKQGSAAAFDAETGQLETADDAAINAILDQAAIIAPLKSDRWGCKLYLTADATLVFSVIETMFGAQGNLGSFDLERPFGMLERKVSNQLTSHMSAALDQVFMGGGQSLFAPGECMDTAEFNSDDLERSRLFICRIDVVAAGKTGTLHLLLPRATHKPMQDAVAAFLRRPMNQADPAWSKRMRNEVSRARIELETFIQQGSMTLDALSKLEIGQVLKLPVDAMEQVRLRAGDQQLFKCTLGKSGIHFTVKVGDPVNQEEDLIDELVAG, encoded by the coding sequence ATGACTTCTCCTGACCAAAACCGCAAAAACGACGTACTCGCTGAAAACCTTTTACGTGCGGCCGGACTTTCCGGTGACGATCTCAAATCGCTTGCGCATGTCTTCAAGGATGCATCGTCTCATTTTTGTGGCCGTCTCAAGCAGGGAAGCGCTGCTGCGTTTGATGCCGAAACTGGTCAGTTAGAAACGGCTGATGACGCCGCGATCAATGCCATTCTCGATCAGGCTGCAATCATCGCGCCACTCAAATCCGATCGCTGGGGCTGCAAGCTTTATCTGACTGCCGACGCAACCCTGGTGTTTTCAGTCATCGAAACCATGTTCGGTGCGCAGGGCAACCTCGGTAGTTTTGACCTTGAACGCCCCTTTGGCATGCTCGAACGCAAGGTATCCAACCAACTGACATCGCATATGTCGGCGGCACTGGATCAGGTGTTTATGGGCGGCGGACAATCGCTTTTTGCGCCCGGCGAATGCATGGACACAGCCGAATTCAATAGTGACGACCTAGAGCGCTCACGCCTCTTTATCTGCCGTATCGATGTTGTTGCTGCGGGCAAGACCGGCACGCTGCATCTTCTTCTGCCCAGAGCCACGCATAAGCCAATGCAGGATGCCGTTGCTGCTTTCCTGCGCCGTCCCATGAACCAGGCAGACCCTGCCTGGTCCAAGAGGATGCGCAATGAAGTCAGCCGCGCCCGCATTGAGCTTGAGACATTCATTCAACAGGGCAGCATGACGCTGGATGCCCTCTCAAAGCTTGAAATCGGGCAGGTGCTGAAACTCCCTGTCGATGCGATGGAGCAGGTACGGCTCCGCGCTGGTGATCAGCAGCTTTTCAAATGCACGCTCGGCAAGTCCGGCATTCACTTTACAGTCAAGGTTGGCGATCCGGTCAATCAGGAAGAGGATCTCATCGATGAGCTTGTTGCTGGCTAA
- the motA gene encoding flagellar motor stator protein MotA — MGILIGLAITLGCMLGGFIAMGGHVSVLIQPWEFVIILGAALGTFFVANPLSLVKDTGKACMEAFANAVPKQRDYLDVLGLLYSLMRELRAKSRNEVEVHIDNPKESAIFQAYPSVLKNDDLVHFICDYCRLIIVGNVRPHEIEALMDEEIHTLSRDKLKPYQAMVSISEALPALGIVAAVLGVIKAMGALNQSPEVLGHLIGAALVGTFAGIFFSYGVVGPIATKIKSTRDKQNRLYTVVKQTLLAYMNGSLPQIALEYGRKTISAYERPSIDVVEQETMATTPIQQAA; from the coding sequence TTGGGTATTCTCATCGGCCTCGCCATCACACTGGGCTGCATGCTCGGCGGTTTCATCGCCATGGGCGGGCACGTCAGCGTGCTCATCCAGCCGTGGGAATTCGTCATTATTCTGGGCGCAGCACTCGGTACATTCTTTGTCGCCAACCCCCTCTCGCTTGTGAAGGATACGGGCAAGGCCTGCATGGAAGCCTTCGCAAATGCTGTACCAAAGCAACGTGATTATCTCGACGTTCTGGGCCTGCTTTACAGCCTGATGCGGGAATTGCGCGCAAAGTCGCGCAATGAAGTGGAAGTCCATATCGACAATCCAAAAGAGTCCGCGATCTTCCAGGCCTATCCGAGCGTTCTGAAAAACGACGACCTCGTGCATTTCATCTGCGACTATTGTCGACTTATCATTGTCGGGAATGTACGTCCGCATGAAATTGAAGCACTTATGGATGAAGAAATTCACACGCTCTCGCGTGACAAGCTCAAGCCGTATCAGGCGATGGTTTCGATTTCGGAAGCGTTGCCCGCGCTGGGCATCGTTGCGGCAGTTCTGGGTGTTATCAAGGCCATGGGCGCGCTCAATCAGTCGCCGGAAGTGCTTGGTCACCTGATCGGTGCAGCACTTGTCGGAACATTTGCCGGTATCTTCTTCTCTTACGGTGTCGTCGGTCCGATCGCCACCAAGATCAAGTCAACCCGAGACAAGCAAAACCGTCTCTATACCGTCGTGAAGCAGACGCTGCTTGCGTACATGAATGGTTCGCTGCCGCAGATCGCGCTCGAATATGGCCGCAAGACCATTTCGGCCTATGAGCGTCCAAGCATCGACGTGGTTGAGCAGGAAACCATGGCGACCACGCCGATCCAGCAGGCGGCCTGA
- a CDS encoding DUF1217 domain-containing protein — MVNTMMSYRLIASDMTRSLQRVSKEPVVERETAYYKENIGKVKSIDDFMSDTRLFNYAMKAFGLEDMAYAKAFVRKILTEGVKSDDAMANKLTDKRYKEFATTFDFQGKGDKATEGTAAQQGVMDKYVRQTLETEAGSQNEGVRLALYFERKASTITNAYEILGDKALLTMMQTTFGWPSAMSNADIDKQAKMIEAKVDFSKMSDPDYVSKLISRFTAMHEMNNPTASSPASIASLLLGGTSSVGISANILTTLQNFKPGGR; from the coding sequence ATGGTCAACACGATGATGAGTTATCGGCTGATTGCGTCCGATATGACGCGGTCGTTGCAGCGCGTCTCGAAGGAGCCTGTGGTTGAGCGGGAAACCGCTTACTACAAAGAGAATATCGGCAAGGTTAAATCCATTGACGATTTCATGTCCGACACCCGGCTTTTCAATTACGCGATGAAGGCATTTGGCCTTGAAGACATGGCCTATGCGAAAGCTTTCGTGCGCAAGATCCTCACCGAAGGTGTCAAAAGCGATGACGCCATGGCGAACAAGCTGACTGACAAGCGCTACAAAGAATTCGCAACAACCTTTGATTTTCAAGGCAAGGGCGACAAGGCGACAGAAGGCACTGCTGCACAGCAAGGGGTGATGGACAAGTATGTCCGTCAGACACTTGAAACGGAAGCAGGCAGTCAGAATGAAGGCGTCCGTCTGGCACTCTATTTTGAGCGCAAGGCATCTACCATCACCAATGCGTATGAAATCCTCGGCGACAAAGCGTTGCTTACGATGATGCAGACGACTTTCGGCTGGCCTTCTGCCATGTCGAACGCCGACATCGACAAGCAAGCCAAGATGATCGAAGCCAAGGTCGATTTCTCGAAGATGTCTGATCCCGACTATGTGTCGAAGCTGATTTCGCGCTTCACGGCCATGCATGAAATGAACAATCCAACCGCGAGCAGCCCAGCTTCAATTGCGTCGCTGTTGTTGGGCGGAACATCGTCAGTTGGCATATCGGCCAACATCCTGACCACATTGCAAAACTTCAAGCCGGGCGGACGTTGA
- the flgF gene encoding flagellar basal-body rod protein FlgF, with product MQNNSIYVGLSSLVTLERRMNAIAHNVANISTPGFRGEGTKFDTIVSNKASEDINFATAGKSYIRTEAGSMLETGNPFDVAVKGNVWMSVNTPQGLVYTRDGRMKMMPTGELVSVTGNSILDVGGAPIVLNPDGGAPKISSDGAVYQNGAQIGAIGLFSIPADADLSYAGNSGVVPNKPAQPVVDDMSAGVVQGMIEGSNVDGMTEMTRLISVSRAFEQVNNLLGQQENTVAEAIRTLGSKNG from the coding sequence ATGCAGAATAATTCCATCTATGTCGGTCTTTCTTCGCTCGTAACGCTCGAGCGGCGGATGAACGCCATCGCCCATAATGTGGCTAATATTTCGACGCCCGGCTTTCGTGGCGAAGGCACCAAATTCGATACAATTGTTTCGAACAAGGCCAGCGAAGACATAAATTTCGCAACCGCTGGCAAGAGTTATATCCGAACTGAAGCAGGCTCGATGCTTGAAACCGGCAATCCATTTGATGTCGCCGTCAAAGGCAACGTCTGGATGTCGGTGAACACGCCGCAAGGTCTGGTTTACACACGCGACGGGCGCATGAAAATGATGCCGACAGGTGAGCTGGTGTCTGTAACGGGAAACTCCATTCTTGATGTGGGCGGCGCGCCGATTGTGCTGAACCCTGATGGCGGCGCACCTAAAATATCAAGCGATGGTGCAGTCTATCAGAACGGTGCGCAGATTGGTGCCATCGGCCTGTTCTCAATTCCTGCTGATGCTGATCTCAGCTATGCTGGTAATTCTGGCGTCGTACCGAACAAGCCGGCACAGCCCGTCGTTGACGATATGAGCGCAGGCGTTGTGCAGGGCATGATTGAAGGCTCCAATGTTGATGGCATGACGGAAATGACACGTCTGATCAGCGTTAGCCGTGCTTTCGAGCAGGTCAATAATCTGCTTGGCCAGCAGGAAAACACAGTCGCTGAAGCCATCAGGACGCTAGGCTCCAAAAACGGATGA
- the fliI gene encoding flagellar protein export ATPase FliI — MISDLPLARLAAFARQQSIALKPLTGIGGTVSDVSRSAIAVRGLSRNARLGDAVAIRADGGQSLAEIIRVADRQVLVKPFDDRIIPSLGAAVFEEGPLRIRPAPEWRGRVINALGEAVDGKGALQPGTRPMASENLAPAALRRARVDRGLRTGVNVIDIFTPLCFGQRIGIFAGSGVGKSTLLAMMTRAGDFDTVVLALTGERGREVREMLEETMAGHLNKTVTVVATGDESPMMRRLAPNTATAIAEYFRDLGQNVLLIVDSVTRFAHAAREVAIAAEEPPVSRGYPPSVFSQLPRLLERAGPGITEAGGSITGIYSVLVDGDDHNDPVSDTIRGTLDGHIVLDRAIAAQGRFPAVDIPASVSRLAKHNWTPEQRKLAGQLRSMVARFEETRDLRAIGAYQKGNDGLLDQSVDLVPRIYDALQQSPETGLSEDPYHDLAAALRGEKQP; from the coding sequence ATGATCTCTGACCTCCCGCTCGCGCGGCTTGCCGCCTTTGCACGTCAGCAATCGATAGCGCTAAAGCCACTAACCGGCATTGGTGGCACGGTGAGTGATGTGTCGCGTTCGGCAATTGCTGTGCGCGGGTTGTCGCGTAATGCGCGTTTGGGTGATGCAGTGGCTATTCGTGCTGATGGTGGGCAAAGTCTGGCGGAAATCATCCGCGTGGCAGACCGTCAGGTGCTGGTGAAGCCTTTCGACGACCGCATTATTCCGTCTCTTGGCGCGGCTGTTTTCGAGGAAGGTCCGCTGCGCATTCGCCCGGCGCCGGAATGGCGTGGCCGGGTGATCAATGCGCTTGGCGAAGCAGTTGACGGAAAAGGCGCTCTTCAGCCCGGCACACGGCCAATGGCTTCCGAGAACCTGGCTCCAGCTGCATTGCGCCGCGCCCGCGTTGATCGGGGGCTTCGCACCGGCGTCAATGTGATTGATATTTTCACGCCGCTTTGTTTTGGACAACGTATCGGTATTTTTGCGGGCTCTGGTGTGGGTAAATCCACATTGCTGGCCATGATGACCCGTGCGGGCGATTTTGACACTGTGGTTCTGGCCCTGACCGGCGAGCGTGGTCGTGAGGTGCGCGAGATGCTTGAAGAGACCATGGCCGGGCATCTCAACAAGACTGTGACGGTGGTCGCCACTGGCGATGAAAGCCCGATGATGCGCCGCCTCGCACCCAATACGGCGACAGCGATAGCCGAATATTTTCGCGATCTTGGCCAGAACGTGCTGTTGATTGTGGATTCCGTTACACGTTTTGCACATGCGGCGCGCGAAGTGGCGATTGCCGCAGAAGAACCGCCTGTTTCGCGCGGTTATCCGCCAAGTGTTTTCAGCCAACTGCCACGTCTTCTGGAGCGGGCGGGGCCGGGCATCACCGAGGCAGGTGGTAGCATCACTGGCATCTATTCGGTGCTGGTCGATGGTGACGATCACAATGATCCAGTTTCGGATACAATTCGCGGTACATTGGATGGCCATATTGTTCTCGACCGGGCCATTGCTGCTCAGGGGCGTTTTCCGGCAGTGGATATTCCTGCGTCAGTATCGCGCCTGGCCAAGCACAACTGGACGCCGGAACAGCGCAAACTTGCAGGTCAATTGCGCAGCATGGTTGCACGTTTTGAAGAAACGCGCGATCTGCGCGCGATTGGTGCTTATCAAAAGGGCAATGACGGATTGTTGGATCAGTCGGTCGATCTTGTTCCGCGTATTTATGATGCGCTGCAACAATCGCCCGAAACAGGTCTGTCGGAAGACCCTTATCACGACCTTGCCGCAGCGTTACGCGGAGAAAAACAGCCATGA
- the flgB gene encoding flagellar basal body rod protein FlgB: MSSIHLFDLASRQAQWLSVRQATVAGNVANANTPDFRARDVQPFADVLDKTQLTMAATSPQHLEVEANGIAGARLRPQDITEQTHSGNTVDVEREMMKAGEIAREYSLNTSIVKAFHRMMLSVAKG; the protein is encoded by the coding sequence ATGAGCTCCATTCATCTTTTCGATCTGGCTTCGAGGCAGGCGCAGTGGTTGTCGGTACGACAGGCCACCGTTGCAGGCAATGTCGCCAATGCGAATACGCCGGATTTTCGGGCGCGCGACGTTCAGCCTTTCGCTGATGTGCTGGACAAGACCCAGCTCACCATGGCTGCAACCAGTCCGCAGCATCTGGAAGTAGAAGCGAATGGCATTGCAGGCGCGCGGCTGCGTCCTCAAGACATCACTGAGCAAACCCATTCGGGCAATACGGTCGATGTTGAACGCGAAATGATGAAGGCGGGCGAGATTGCCCGCGAATATTCGCTCAACACGAGCATCGTCAAAGCGTTTCACCGCATGATGCTGTCTGTGGCGAAGGGGTAA
- the flgC gene encoding flagellar basal body rod protein FlgC: MSDALQNSLKIAASGLSAQSTRLRVVSENLANAQATAKTADADPYRRKTVSFRTEVEQSTGAAEVRVAEVGKDTSAFIEEYDPSHPAADARGYVKYPNVNMVVEMADMREANRSYEANLQVVKQARELISMTIDLLRST, translated from the coding sequence ATGTCAGACGCTTTGCAGAACAGCTTGAAGATTGCAGCATCGGGCCTGTCGGCACAGTCGACCCGTTTGCGCGTCGTATCGGAAAATCTTGCCAATGCACAGGCGACAGCTAAGACGGCAGATGCCGATCCTTATCGTCGCAAGACTGTCTCCTTCCGCACGGAAGTCGAGCAGAGCACAGGCGCGGCCGAGGTTCGGGTTGCAGAAGTCGGCAAGGATACCTCTGCCTTTATCGAAGAATATGATCCAAGCCATCCCGCAGCGGATGCGCGTGGATATGTGAAATATCCCAACGTCAACATGGTCGTCGAAATGGCGGACATGCGTGAAGCCAACCGTTCTTATGAAGCCAATTTGCAGGTCGTCAAACAAGCGCGTGAGCTGATCTCGATGACCATCGACCTCCTGAGGAGCACTTAA
- a CDS encoding flagellar hook-basal body complex protein FliE gives MYDSIMSVSARNALSRLSETVADKSVGSTSAPQAIPTTPGASFGEVLSQMTDSVGQKLQAAEANSIQGIKGDAPLRDVVSSVMEAEQSLQTAIAIRDKIVQAYLEISRMPV, from the coding sequence ATGTACGACTCAATTATGAGCGTTTCGGCGCGCAATGCCCTGTCGCGCCTTTCTGAAACAGTTGCCGACAAGAGCGTTGGCTCCACGTCGGCCCCGCAAGCCATCCCGACCACTCCGGGCGCGTCCTTTGGTGAAGTCCTGTCGCAAATGACGGATTCGGTTGGTCAAAAGCTGCAGGCCGCTGAAGCCAATTCTATCCAGGGCATCAAGGGTGATGCTCCGCTGCGTGATGTGGTCAGCTCTGTCATGGAAGCCGAGCAGTCACTTCAGACGGCAATCGCGATCCGCGACAAGATCGTGCAGGCCTATCTCGAAATCAGCCGGATGCCGGTCTGA
- the flgG gene encoding flagellar basal-body rod protein FlgG: protein MKALTIAATGMNAQQLNLEVIANNIANINTTGFKRARAEFSDLLYQSERTAGVPNQANQAIVPEGALVGLGVQTAAVRNLHMQGSFNQTGNPYDVALTGRGWFQIQSPTGETLYTRAGAFNKNADGQLVTLDGNAVEPAITIPPDAIEVTVTETGQVFAKLQDQVNQVDLGQLTLANFTNEAGLEPLGGNLYRETEASGGPLVGVPGDPGYGAIKQGYLEASNVDPVKEITDLITAQRAYEMNSKVIQAADEMAATVSKNLR from the coding sequence ATGAAAGCCCTGACGATAGCCGCCACAGGCATGAACGCCCAGCAGCTCAATCTGGAAGTGATTGCGAACAATATCGCCAACATCAACACGACGGGCTTTAAGCGTGCACGCGCTGAATTTTCTGATCTTCTGTATCAATCGGAACGCACCGCAGGCGTACCCAATCAGGCCAATCAGGCCATTGTACCCGAAGGCGCGTTGGTCGGCCTCGGCGTGCAGACTGCGGCTGTGCGCAATCTTCATATGCAGGGAAGCTTCAACCAGACTGGCAATCCATATGACGTAGCATTGACCGGACGCGGTTGGTTCCAGATTCAGAGCCCGACGGGTGAAACGCTTTACACACGCGCTGGCGCATTCAACAAGAATGCCGACGGCCAGCTGGTAACGCTTGATGGTAATGCTGTAGAGCCAGCTATCACTATTCCGCCTGACGCTATTGAGGTGACGGTAACAGAAACCGGACAGGTCTTTGCCAAGTTGCAGGATCAGGTCAATCAGGTCGATCTTGGCCAGTTGACGCTTGCAAACTTCACCAATGAAGCTGGCCTTGAGCCATTGGGTGGCAATCTTTACCGCGAAACAGAAGCGTCTGGCGGACCACTTGTCGGTGTTCCCGGTGATCCCGGTTATGGCGCGATCAAGCAGGGCTATCTCGAAGCTTCCAATGTCGATCCGGTGAAAGAAATCACCGATCTGATCACGGCACAGCGTGCCTATGAGATGAACTCCAAGGTCATTCAGGCTGCCGATGAAATGGCTGCGACCGTATCGAAAAACCTGCGCTAA
- the flgA gene encoding flagellar basal body P-ring formation chaperone FlgA, producing the protein MSYTKAISRKKRLAITAGLLLFAVTGASAADRIAFVVPSATVYPGQIVSETALLEKQFFISASAASQYVLSQDQTTGKVARKTLLPGKPILVSALGEPSLVKRGVPAPLVFTSGTLVITAMGTPLESGAAGDFIKIRNIDSGIIVSGTVLADGRIQVGMQ; encoded by the coding sequence ATGAGTTATACGAAGGCAATTTCCCGGAAAAAAAGGCTGGCAATCACAGCCGGCCTTCTGCTGTTCGCAGTAACGGGCGCAAGTGCTGCCGACCGCATCGCCTTCGTCGTGCCTTCGGCAACCGTCTATCCAGGCCAGATCGTGAGCGAAACCGCGCTTCTTGAAAAGCAGTTTTTCATCAGTGCATCGGCTGCGAGCCAATATGTCCTTTCACAAGATCAGACTACGGGCAAAGTCGCACGTAAGACGCTGCTTCCGGGGAAGCCCATTCTCGTTTCCGCACTTGGCGAACCATCGCTGGTGAAGCGTGGCGTTCCTGCGCCGCTGGTGTTCACTTCAGGTACCTTGGTGATAACCGCAATGGGCACGCCACTTGAATCGGGTGCGGCAGGCGACTTCATCAAAATTCGCAATATAGACAGCGGCATCATCGTGTCTGGCACAGTGCTTGCCGATGGTCGCATTCAGGTGGGGATGCAGTGA
- a CDS encoding flagellar basal body P-ring protein FlgI, translated as MGCGRRLHQNSQYRQRHHRVWHSACRWSHSGGDAVRRTRAALIALLALALQPIAGFADESSKNAREFGNAVEADADWLGSGGDPSKMAYAELGRGSAVARLKDIATIQGVRENQLVGYGLVIGLKGSGDSLRNSPFTEQSMRAMLDNLGISAPRNSTRSKNTAAVIVTANLPAFSGTGSRIDVTVSSLGDATSLQGGTLVMTPLMGADNQIYAVAQGNMIVSGFSAEGDAASITQGVPTSGRIPNGALVEREVAGNFGKDSEMVVELRDPDFTTAVRAADTINVFAKRRYGRGVAIARDAKTIRLQRPKNIPAARFLAELEGLPITTDEVARVVVDERTGTVVIGEKVRISKVAISHGSLTVRVTETPMVVQPDPFSYGETEVEPNTDITVNQADSKIGILTGANLENLVKGLNQIGVKPNGIIAILQAIKTSGALHAELVVQ; from the coding sequence ATCGGGTGCGGCAGGCGACTTCATCAAAATTCGCAATATAGACAGCGGCATCATCGTGTCTGGCACAGTGCTTGCCGATGGTCGCATTCAGGTGGGGATGCAGTGAGAAGAACGCGCGCAGCCCTCATCGCCCTTTTGGCCTTAGCACTCCAGCCCATCGCCGGATTTGCCGACGAGTCTTCGAAAAACGCGCGTGAGTTTGGCAACGCCGTGGAAGCGGATGCAGACTGGCTCGGCTCTGGCGGTGATCCGTCGAAAATGGCTTATGCCGAACTTGGCAGGGGCAGTGCGGTTGCACGTCTCAAAGACATTGCGACCATTCAGGGCGTGCGTGAAAACCAGCTCGTCGGATATGGTCTTGTGATTGGTTTGAAAGGCAGCGGCGATAGTCTGCGCAATTCGCCTTTTACCGAGCAGTCCATGCGTGCCATGCTTGATAATCTTGGCATCAGTGCGCCGCGCAATTCGACCCGCTCCAAAAATACCGCAGCCGTTATCGTAACTGCCAATCTGCCCGCATTTTCGGGCACTGGTTCGCGTATCGATGTAACTGTCTCCTCGCTTGGCGATGCGACGTCGCTGCAAGGCGGTACGCTGGTTATGACGCCCCTGATGGGGGCCGATAATCAGATTTATGCAGTGGCGCAGGGCAATATGATCGTTTCGGGCTTTTCGGCCGAGGGCGACGCAGCAAGCATAACCCAAGGCGTTCCGACATCTGGCCGTATCCCGAATGGCGCGCTGGTCGAGCGCGAGGTTGCAGGCAATTTCGGTAAAGACAGCGAAATGGTTGTCGAACTGCGCGATCCCGATTTCACGACGGCTGTACGTGCTGCCGATACGATCAATGTGTTCGCTAAGCGTCGTTACGGACGTGGGGTGGCGATTGCACGTGACGCCAAGACCATTCGCCTGCAACGCCCTAAGAATATTCCCGCTGCACGCTTCCTTGCAGAACTTGAAGGCTTGCCAATCACAACCGACGAAGTGGCGCGCGTGGTGGTGGATGAGCGTACCGGAACGGTCGTTATTGGTGAGAAGGTGCGTATTTCCAAAGTGGCGATTAGCCATGGCAGCCTGACTGTAAGAGTGACGGAAACGCCGATGGTCGTTCAGCCTGATCCTTTCAGTTATGGCGAGACGGAAGTCGAACCGAATACCGATATCACCGTTAATCAGGCCGATTCCAAGATTGGTATTCTGACTGGGGCTAATCTCGAAAACCTCGTGAAAGGCTTGAACCAGATTGGCGTTAAGCCAAACGGCATCATTGCTATCTTGCAGGCGATCAAGACGTCCGGTGCACTTCATGCAGAACTGGTGGTCCAATGA